The following proteins come from a genomic window of Natrinema saccharevitans:
- a CDS encoding DUF7344 domain-containing protein, producing the protein MSSVDTSLPDEIASVTDDEGERLSKDVIFELLKNRRRREVLTYLLEADETVTLGELAEQIAAWENDTEINALSSDQRKRVYVALYQTHLPKMDDAGIVEYDQDRGLISLSDNADLLMMYLDTETHRQDRWDRWYAALSVVGASLLAAAFLGFPVLAAVPMTALAAVVIAAFCCLSGAHLVRNHHQERNVDGKLSRIE; encoded by the coding sequence ATGTCCTCGGTCGATACGTCGTTGCCCGACGAGATCGCGTCGGTCACCGACGACGAGGGCGAGCGTCTCTCGAAGGACGTCATTTTCGAACTATTAAAGAATCGCAGACGGCGGGAAGTCCTCACATACTTGCTGGAAGCCGACGAAACCGTCACCCTCGGCGAACTCGCCGAACAGATCGCGGCCTGGGAGAACGACACCGAAATCAACGCGCTCAGCTCCGATCAGCGAAAACGGGTCTATGTCGCCCTCTATCAGACCCACCTGCCGAAGATGGACGACGCCGGCATCGTCGAGTACGATCAGGACCGCGGGCTGATTTCGCTGTCGGACAACGCCGACCTGCTGATGATGTATCTCGATACCGAGACCCATCGACAGGACCGGTGGGACCGGTGGTACGCCGCCCTCAGTGTGGTCGGTGCGTCCCTCCTCGCTGCGGCGTTTCTCGGCTTTCCCGTGCTTGCCGCCGTTCCGATGACCGCGCTCGCCGCCGTCGTCATCGCCGCGTTCTGTTGTCTCTCCGGCGCCCATCTCGTCCGGAACC
- a CDS encoding transcription initiation factor IIB codes for MTRSIIDHASDESQSEQVEAGLCPDCETDTIVHDPDRGERVCEECGLVLTEEPIDYGPEWRAFNAQEHDELSRVGAPLTQSMHDRGLTTTIDWRNKDANGHSMSADKHGQLHRLRVWQERIRTKNAGERNLKYALSEIDRMVSALGVPRPVKETASVIYRRALEQDLIRGRSIEGVATASLYTACRKEDIPRSLEEVTAVSRVEQREIGRTYRYIADELDINLEPTNPRQFVPRFCSELDVGTDVETKAVEIIDRTTEQGLHSGKSPTGFAAAAIYAAGLLCDETIPQRAVADTAQTTVVTVRNRYREQLEAIDQQPAT; via the coding sequence ATGACGCGGTCTATCATCGATCACGCCAGCGACGAATCACAATCCGAGCAGGTCGAGGCTGGTCTGTGTCCCGACTGTGAGACCGACACGATCGTACACGATCCCGATCGAGGAGAGCGTGTCTGTGAGGAGTGTGGGCTCGTCCTGACCGAGGAGCCCATCGACTACGGGCCCGAATGGCGGGCGTTCAACGCACAGGAACACGACGAACTCTCCCGGGTCGGCGCGCCCCTGACCCAGTCGATGCACGACCGGGGGCTGACGACGACCATCGACTGGCGCAACAAGGACGCCAACGGCCACTCGATGTCCGCGGACAAACACGGCCAACTCCATCGACTGCGGGTCTGGCAGGAACGGATCCGGACGAAAAACGCCGGCGAACGCAACCTCAAGTACGCCCTCTCGGAGATCGACCGAATGGTCAGCGCGCTGGGCGTCCCCAGGCCAGTCAAGGAGACAGCGAGCGTTATCTACCGGCGAGCGCTCGAGCAGGACCTCATCCGCGGGCGCTCGATCGAGGGCGTCGCGACGGCGTCGCTGTACACCGCCTGCCGGAAGGAGGACATCCCCCGGAGCCTCGAGGAAGTAACCGCCGTGTCACGCGTCGAGCAACGGGAGATCGGTCGGACCTACCGGTACATCGCGGACGAACTGGACATCAACCTCGAGCCGACGAACCCACGGCAGTTCGTCCCGCGGTTCTGTTCGGAACTCGACGTCGGCACGGACGTCGAGACCAAGGCCGTCGAGATCATCGACCGGACGACCGAGCAGGGCCTGCACTCGGGCAAGTCGCCGACCGGCTTCGCGGCCGCGGCCATCTACGCCGCCGGGCTGCTCTGTGACGAGACCATCCCACAGCGGGCCGTCGCCGACACCGCCCAGACGACCGTCGTCACGGTCCGGAACCGGTACCGCGAGCAGCTCGAGGCGATCGATCAGCAGCCGGCTACATGA
- a CDS encoding DEAD/DEAH box helicase: MTDERSATPSDEQRSDPDLDESAGGGSTAGGEATDADEGATDAEEFTIADFHDASQREGRPVLTAAAVARALDIPHEDASDRLAELAEDGSLERLSVSTDPVVWYPTELEDLTDRERIVVFPKRREIVVDRPDQFTRAQLAQFAHLADANGEQGYRYVVRPEDVWSTPHDSFENLARTMRQALGQRSEALEEWVHGQWDRAHQFRLTTHEDGYTVLEAQTPEIMGNVARQKLDEEHVHAPISETEDWVREGAEAAIKRILYEAGYPVQDHRDLESGEALSIDLQVSLRDYQRTWVDRFAEAGEGVFVGPPGSGKTVAAMGAMAHVEGETLVLVPSRDLAQQWADTIVEYTSLEPHQIGQYHGGRKNVRPVTIATYQIAGMDRHRSLFDDREWGLVIFDECQHVPSDVYRRSTHLQSKHRLGLSASPIREDDRQTEIFTLVGPPIGTDWEALFDAGFVAEPELEIRYVPWGDDEQRNAYASAEGREKYRIAARNRGKIDEVRYLLSAHPEAKAIVFVDYLEQGRELSEALEVPFLSGETPHHERRRLLEEFRRDERDLLLISRVGDEGIDLPTADLAIVASGLGGSRRQGTQRAGRTMRPAGGALVYVLATRGSREEDFARKQLQHLGRKGITVREQRVDDGPSEDGD; encoded by the coding sequence GTGACCGACGAACGTTCTGCGACACCCTCCGACGAGCAGCGAAGCGACCCCGATCTTGACGAGTCGGCCGGCGGCGGGTCGACTGCCGGCGGCGAGGCGACCGACGCCGACGAGGGAGCGACCGATGCCGAGGAGTTCACCATCGCCGACTTCCACGACGCCAGCCAGCGGGAGGGCCGGCCCGTCCTGACCGCCGCGGCCGTCGCCCGCGCGCTCGATATCCCCCACGAAGACGCCAGCGACCGGCTCGCGGAACTGGCCGAGGACGGCTCCCTCGAGCGACTTTCGGTCTCGACGGATCCGGTTGTCTGGTACCCGACGGAACTCGAGGACCTCACGGACCGCGAGCGGATCGTCGTCTTCCCGAAGCGTCGGGAGATCGTCGTCGACCGTCCGGACCAGTTCACGCGCGCGCAACTGGCCCAGTTCGCCCACCTGGCCGACGCCAACGGCGAACAGGGGTATCGCTACGTCGTCCGGCCCGAGGACGTCTGGAGTACGCCCCACGACTCGTTCGAGAATCTCGCCCGAACGATGCGACAGGCGCTCGGCCAGCGCTCCGAGGCCCTCGAGGAGTGGGTCCACGGCCAGTGGGACCGGGCCCACCAGTTCCGGCTGACCACCCACGAGGACGGCTACACCGTCCTCGAGGCCCAGACGCCCGAGATCATGGGCAACGTCGCCCGCCAGAAACTGGACGAGGAACACGTCCACGCACCGATCTCCGAGACGGAAGACTGGGTCCGGGAGGGCGCGGAGGCGGCGATCAAGCGGATCCTCTACGAGGCCGGCTACCCGGTGCAAGACCACCGCGACCTCGAGTCCGGCGAAGCGTTGTCGATCGACCTGCAGGTGTCGCTGCGGGACTACCAGCGAACGTGGGTCGATCGCTTCGCCGAGGCCGGCGAGGGCGTCTTCGTCGGCCCGCCGGGCAGCGGGAAGACCGTCGCGGCGATGGGCGCGATGGCCCACGTCGAGGGCGAGACCCTCGTCCTCGTGCCGAGCCGCGACCTCGCCCAGCAGTGGGCCGACACGATCGTCGAGTACACCTCGCTCGAGCCCCATCAGATCGGCCAGTACCACGGCGGGCGGAAGAACGTCCGCCCGGTGACGATCGCGACCTACCAGATCGCGGGGATGGACCGCCACCGCTCGCTGTTCGACGACCGCGAGTGGGGGCTGGTGATCTTCGACGAGTGCCAGCACGTCCCCTCGGACGTCTATCGGCGGAGCACGCACCTGCAGTCGAAACACCGGCTGGGCCTTTCCGCCAGTCCCATCCGGGAGGACGACCGCCAGACCGAGATCTTCACCCTCGTCGGCCCGCCGATCGGCACCGACTGGGAGGCGCTGTTCGACGCCGGCTTCGTCGCCGAACCCGAACTCGAGATCCGCTACGTGCCGTGGGGCGACGACGAGCAGCGAAACGCCTACGCGTCGGCCGAAGGCCGGGAGAAGTACCGCATCGCCGCCCGCAACCGGGGCAAGATCGACGAGGTGCGGTACCTGCTGTCGGCCCATCCCGAGGCGAAGGCGATCGTCTTCGTCGACTACCTCGAGCAGGGCCGGGAACTCTCCGAAGCGCTCGAGGTGCCCTTCCTCAGCGGGGAGACGCCCCATCACGAGCGCCGGCGGCTGCTCGAGGAGTTCCGGCGCGACGAGCGGGACCTGCTGCTGATCTCGCGGGTCGGCGACGAGGGGATCGACCTGCCGACGGCCGATCTGGCCATCGTCGCCTCGGGGCTGGGCGGCTCCCGCCGGCAGGGGACCCAGCGGGCCGGGCGGACGATGCGGCCCGCCGGCGGCGCGCTGGTCTACGTTCTGGCGACGCGTGGCAGCCGCGAGGAGGACTTCGCCCGGAAACAGCTCCAGCACCTGGGCCGGAAGGGGATCACGGTCCGCGAGCAGCGGGTCGACGACGGTCCGAGCGAAGACGGGGACTGA